ccctagctcctggccaaACCCTgcaccccatttttttttttttataaaacgctcgtatccaaagtgctttacaatagttagctaatggtacaaacaatatttggaaagatcattaagtggtccggcGAGACCCTCcgcgattttcaagtggtctgtggaaaaataagttagattaTAAAACAATTAAGGTAccaaactttattttcatttacttgctttacttataggaggaggatgaagaaaaaaagaatgaaaaacatgggtggggggagataagagaaaatgttctttttcttggctgggtcccaaggaggggccccaaaaatgaagctgagcacagggccggggggccccactaactctaaatccaccactggctgtcatgtcacctgggctggggatactgtgtccactgatccccacagtctccaacctacctgggcagtTCAGCAGacctggccctgcccactagctcctctccactccctagcccacccaccacttgcttcccccatctccccacctgcttaaggcttagccctctcattttaaaaaatgattgcttgcccatccctcccccccggctTTTCTGACAGCCCTGTTGActatccagttttagactggaaactccagtagaaaacGGGACCTGAGTgtccggttagcagtgctgactggaaactaaaagtccggttataggagtaaccacattagcctctgatcctcccactcccaacacccaccccagagggctgaAAGAAAActtgtcctgctgctgtgggaggaggggcagctcagtgtAGAGAGAGacgaagagaatgggctagaaccaggtaggtacccgctctatgtgggcaggggcggggagggggggagattctgtttaccccctccccagccctgctgtgcttgcagtttacccctggtccctcccttgctccaggaaccaaccctagctcctgccccactgtgcttttgcccccagccccttttacaatcattccccagggggcccacaaatatgtttggtgcagGGTCCACAacaagttaatctggccctgggccTCTGGTTGCTAAATTCCACAGTATCCAGGTCATTGTCTGGGATCCAGGCTACTAGGCAAGGTCATgcctggtcctctgcaacaacaaacattctctcccaccaccttgttaaacatgcagcacatagggtattcatgcaaaacactaagaaaatcccccactttgtcacacctaAAATTGGCCATTTATATATTAACAGTCTAATAGGATAATTTGGCACATTTGCTTTAGGTTGTTTGCAAATTCAAGAAGGCAGCTGTGTCCATTTATATTCATGTTTGTGTATGTTTATTTCTACAACCATGATGGctaaaaaaaaacagtatttcaTTTCAAACAAAATTGTACAATTAGGAGCCATTGAATATTCCCCATAACATACAGCTCTGTTTTTTAACAGTtgttccttctcttcttccctatTCCCCACTATTAAGGGCAGATTGCACAAAGAACTTCTCTGATTGTTACAGCTTAACATACTGCTATCTATCTGCTCACTTACATGTTTTTCAACAGtataataaaaaaaggaaagggtTCCTGTCACTCTGTTAAATGCAGCATTTAATATCactgggcccaaaccaaaactctGGATTCAAATGCACCGTGAACTGTGTGGCAGTTTGTATCAGAAATCTCTGGCTTTGAGTCCTCTCCTGTATTAACAATTCTGTAAGCATACGCAATCTCTTTCTGGTGCGTTTTTAGTCAGATATGGCTCTGCAAATATGAATTGTATATTTGAAACAAACTGGGTGTGAAAAACCTACAAGAATAAATGTGTGAAGGTTTTTCTCATTGAAAACAGTTTCAGCTTAGCAGTTGGAACATTTCACAAATGAAGCTTAAAGATCAGACACAAACCACAATGACCCAACTTTTCCTTTGTCCCTGAGAAATGACAGAGGCTGGAGAAAACTCATGCACCTACCAAATATATTTCCAACTGTATAAAAAGAAAATCCACAACAAACATATCAGTAAAGACTGGTCTTCTTCATGATCCTCAGGAATTCCTGCTCATTCACTTCCCCATCTCCATCTCGATCTGCTTCATCAATCATTTCCTGCATGACGTTAAGGATTCAGAGACCAAATTAGATAGGTCCATTAAGGTATacaagggaagggagggaaatggAATAGAAAGGACACAGGATTTTATTACAGCAAATTTCACATCCAATCTATTCAAAAGCAGTTGTTATGCTGCTATACACACCGGGTGGTACAGAAACCATCTTGGAAGAAAACAACAGATCCTGCTGTATTGTATCTTTGTAACTCCAGAGTATTGCaatttcactgaagtcattggagttgCTCGGGATGTACAAAAGTGTAACTAAGTAGAATCCATCCGGCCATATATACTCAACACAGTCTTGGCCTTTAGAACCTATTTCAGACACAGATATTCATAAACtctttaactttatttttgtaGTAGTGCACGTGGAAAGGACTTTGATTTAAGATGCAGAAGGATAGCACAACATTCACTTAATACATTACAATGTCTGCACTGGGCAAGAGCTCCCATTGTGGTGTGGATCTTTAACTTGCAAACTTTAGTCCCAGAGTACTGCTATTTGAGCCAGAATGACACCAGCAGAGTACAGGAAACAGGAGGGAGTGGGAAAGGAAAGGGCAGTGAGAAATGGAGATCATTTAAGTAAAACTCAGCACTTTCTGTTGTTACAAATATAATTTACAAATTTACCTGCTTGCATCCAGGGCAAGAGTGGGTTTAAATAACTTTTACATCCCATCCCTGATCCTGATGCCTGTGGTGTGCCTCTTCCACGTAAGCCAGAGCAGCCACAGGATTGTGCTGGCTAAGAATAGCCCCACAGAGCCATAACACCAACCAGGGTTTGCAGGCACACAGCAGCACTCTGGACACATTCCCTTGTCCTACCATCCCTATGCCTTGAAGGCTGAGAGGGTTTTAACACAgatccaggtttcagagtagcagccgtgttagtctgtatctgcaaaaagaacaggagtacttgtggcaccttagagactaacaaatttatttgagcataagcttttgtgggctacagcctacttcatcggtaggctgtagcccacaaaagcttatgctcaaataaatttgttagtctctaaggtgccacaagtactcctgttcttttaacacagATCCAGTTATTCCACCAAGGAATTTTCCCACACAAGGGAAATCCTCAAGTACTTGGTTAGGGCAGTCTTATGGATCTTTTGAACTACCACAGCAATGCAAAGGGGATATGTCGGGGACTGGGAATCTAGTCTATGGAGTGTGAAAGAACAAAAGATCTATTGGGTCAACAATGTTGTTAGATGTTCGGCTGTATGTGTTTTTCCTGTGCGCTGTCCCAGCTTTGTGCAGACCTTGagcaaaccgcccaatgaccacaagaacTGTTTAGGAATGAAGACACACAGCTAGGTTTATTGTTGatgaagcacagtaatagcacctggcagactctatgaGGATACTAAGATATGTATGCCCAGGAAAATGGATGCAGCTTAGTTAGTGGCAGGACTGCCCCCTAGACTGGCCAAAGACACTTCCTCAGAGACTTTATTTTATACGTTAGTATAAACAAGTACATATTGCCCCTCTAACGTGGTTAGTTAACACCCTCTGATGTAGCCGGTTACCACCCATCACCTTATACGTTTTTATTCATTACACTGTTATTCTGACCTTATTTTTAGGAGGGACAATGTGtccctgttatctttggggaatgtttttgtaccatctttAATAATGAAATGCTCTGGTACCACTCTTCTAAAATGAGTTTGCATAAGTACTTTGTACCTACCACTTCTAAGAAATGTGTGTTTTTTGCAATATTAGTCCCgttcttgccaaattctgtaAACTTGCAAGCAGGCAAAGTCTGACGTTTGCTCACagcctaactttgctttatatcagcaaagcttgcccactactttagttcaggcctgtCATAAACacacagctaagggtagcataaaatccctcctttacctgtaagagGTTAAgcagctcaaataacctggttggcacctgaccaaaaggaccaaaaAGGGAAGACAATCctttcaaatctgggggcggTGGAAGGGAGTTTTTTGTTGGTGCTCTCTTTGTGGGTTCTCTCTcggacagagagggaccagggcaggaaaaaaacatctcctaaaaccctacctgaaataagcatctaagattacaaattgtaagtaatagcaaggaaattaGTTAGTAAAATTagttgttttagcttgtgaattttccctatgctaagaggtaattttattcctgttttgtaactgggaagcagaATAAGAGGGGACTCCTCtgggttttaaatctttttatttaccatgTAAAGTTaacttccatcctgattttgcaggtgtgattcttttactgtttttttttttaaataaattcttcttctaagtacctgattgattttcagtgtcctaaaaaccagggatttggtctgtgctcactttaaCCTAACTGTTGGTATGTTATTCTCAAGCCCGCCCCCCCTCccggaaagggggtgaagaggcttgaagggatacttggggggggggggggaatagagctCCAAGTGGCctctccctgaatgtttgtttaaatcacttggtggtggcagcaataccgtccaaggacaaggaaaggaatttgtgccttggggaagttttaacctaagctgatgGAATATAGGCttaggggtctttcatgcgggtccccacatctgtactcgcggagttcagagtggggagggaaccctgacaaggcCTCATACCAGAcctctaatacaagggcttataTTTTAGGCTCTTTCTACTACATCGTATACCCATCTCTTTAAAAAGAGCATATTCAAGGCCACATGTACTGTGTGACAAACTAAATGAGAATTCTGTTGCAAAACTTCTGGATTCTGTGGCACTCTAGTGCCGCAGACGGGTGATTCCGCAGCAGTTTCGCCTAAGTTAAAAAATGAATGTTAATGAATTAAATCTGAATGGAATAATACAATCAGTGACTAGTGAGACATTGctgtctatatggttttataaaaatatgctaataagtgtgatcatcctatttgtataaatcaagggtaggcaacctttcagaagtggcgtgccaagtcttcatttattcactttaacttaaggttttgcgtgccggtaatacattttaacgtttttttagaaggggtctctctctaagtgcatattatataactaaactattgttgtatataaagtaaacaaggttttcaaaatgtttaagaagcttcattttaaattaaattaaaacgctgatcttacgccgccagcctgctcagcccgctgggtggggggttcagggcagagggctgggtgttgggggggggggacttgaggtcagggcagaaggctgggtggtgggggggttcagggcagagggctgggtgtgggggggactcgaggtcagggcagagggctggcgtgtgtgtggaggtgcagggaacaaggctgggtggggggggggtgttcagggcagaggcctgggtgtggggggggagtcgaggtcagggcagagggttggcatgtgtgtggaggtgcaggacagaaggctgAGTGTTgagggggggactcgaggtcagggcagaaggctgggtggtgggggggttcagggcagaggactgggtgttgggggggactcgaggtcagggcagagggctggcgtgtgtgtggaggtgcaggacagaaggctgAGTGTTgagggggggactcgaggtcagggcagagggctgggggttgtgcagggcagaaggttgggggggggttcagggcagagggctggggtgtgtgtggagacgcagggcagaaggctgggtgttgggggcaacttgaggtcaggacagagggctgggggagatgtggggggggtgcagggcagagggatgggtgtgtgttggggtggggaggtgcagggcagaaggctggggtgctcggctcgtgggggtgctcccagccccctgccctgagcagctcatggcagggggctgggagggatatgacctgttccacccccttcccccaggcccatccctacctctctctgcctgctctacggagcagccACCACGctgcgctcggctctgctcctctgggaggaggaggggccggaatgcaccacgttgtgcgaagaaagggggaaggagggaagcttggctgccgcaggatcaaGGTTCTGcgtcctgcccccgcaggggacagcggtgggcgggggggccgagtggggcggggggctaggACCCCCccacaccgctctcccctgcgggggcaggaggcagaagcttgatcctgcggcagccaagcttccctcctcccccctttcttcgcacaacgtggtgcattctggccgctccgcctcctcctcctctcagtgggcagcagcgtgccactcagaatcggctcgcgtgccataggttgccgaccccctgGTATAAATgaaccactcttgtatctgaaactagaaatatgaaatataactctgagggcctattgtaattatgcacagtgtgggccattaatggtggtttggaatcttgatcactcccattaaccaggacaattgtctgcagatggctatggtttacctgtaagtcttcctgtatacgtgtgtgctggcacgtaggcaatgaagtcttgcagtgacatgtgatcatgtcacctgaactggaatccatgtttaacctggtgtctttccattgagaacgagtggggtgggaacccagagagggaaaaAGGattctgccttatgcaaaagatatataaaggggtggaacagaacaaaggtaggaaccatcatgaagaatcccctaggctaccacctgagctggaacaagagctgtaccaggggaaagaatttgtGCCCAGGTCTggaggtgtccagtctgagaaaaaaaaacttactgaagcatctctgagggtgagattatctgtattcagtttgattagacatagatttgcgcattttattttattttgcttggtgacttactttgttctgtctgttactacttggaaccacttaaatcctactttttgtacctaataaaatcactttttacttattcattactcagagtatgtattaacatctgggggagcaaacaactgtgcatctctctctatcggcgaacaatttatgagtttaccctgtataagctttatttgggtttagaccccaattgggagttgggcatctgagtgttaaagacagggaacacttctgttagctgctttcaggtaaacctgcagctttggggcaagtaattcagactctgggtctttgttggagcagacaggagtgtctggctcagcaagacagggtgctgaggccccaagctggcagggaaggcaggggtagaagtagtcttggcacatcaggtggcagctcccaaggaggggttctgtgatccaatccaacccgtcacaactacacctctacctcgatataacgctgtccttgggagccaaaaaatcttccgtgttataggtgaaaccgcgttatattgaatttgctttgatccaccggagtgcgcagccccgcccccctggagcactgctttaccacgttatatccgaattcgtgttataccgggtcacgttatatcggggtagaggtgtactatgtaCACAACATACGTAGACAAAATCATACAAGGCACAAACCTGTAGCTCCTCATCTGTGAGATTTTCCCCAAGTTCCTTGGCCACACGTTTAAGGTTTTTGAAAGAGATTTTGCCGGTTTCATCATCATCAAACAGTTTGAAGGCTTTTAGAATCTCCTCTTTGGAATCTTTTTCAGCCTTAAAGAAGTAATCATCATACCAGTTCATAGCCAAAAACTTTGTTAACTTGTAGTTAAGTCTAAGAGTACATATCAATAACTTAAGTGTAAAAATTGTAGTTATCAAAACAAACATTAGAAACACAAGAAACTCAGCTAAGATTCAATACAAAAGAAACCCAATTATTAGAAATTATGCAAATAGTGAGTGAAAGCACTCAGAGAGCCTTAATTTTGCCAATGTAATGATGTTCTCTGAATATCACTTTTCTGTTCCTTTCATGTCTAGGACCAGATCTTTGCATGATTGAAGTTTTGCAGCATCAAGCTTCTACACCGTCAAATATGTTATTTTGTTATCGTTGAGTTTTTCTAAGAATTTTTAGGTACAGTACACAGATCATGGCAGTAGAGATCTTAAATTTGGAAAAACATTTCACTGGCATAGTGACTATCACGGTCATCCTCACAACTTACCAAAATTTATCACAGCTTCTCTTCTTGGTGGCCAATGTTGTTTTTCCTCTCTTGTGTGGTTTTGATTATATTAGTTTCTCTCCACACCATTCTTTTTAAGCAATCTTATCAGAGAGAAAGATCTTAAAGACACCACCAACTATGATGGGATGGTTCCTATTTGCAACCACAACTTTTGCACATATGGTTGCTAAGATTAGGCAGGGAAGTTTTGAGTCCtttcaattcccactgaagtcaacaggaattgaAAAGCATTCAGCAACTTGCAAAATTGGTTTCATTGTGACTGTCCCAATTTACATACCATCTTCTGAGTCATCACCACCAGAAAGTCATTGAAGCTGATCTTTCCTGTTCCTTCCTTATCAATGTCTGATATCATTTTCTTGATCTCTTCTTTTTTGGGTTCAAACCCTAGTGCTCTCATGGCCACCTGCAAACAATGAAAAGAGATTAGCTCCTCAGTGGGCAATGGAAATAGAAgtatgaaagaaaaaaagttaaactATGCCACGCTGTGGTTAAATTAGGTATTTTTTCCTCAAGGCAAATAGTAAGGTCAAAGAGCAGGTGATGGAAAAATGGTCTCCTAACAACACTTAGCAACCTGGAGAGAGCTGAATGTCTTTACAGTAACTCCTTCGGCTTGTATAGGAGCTCTCTAGACATGCCCTGGAGAATATTGCATCCAGCTTTCTCTAGTCAGTACTAGCAAGGAAGTGTAGTCAGTAAAGGGGGAAATTAATGGAAGAGAGAAATTCTTGGTGTTCTGCAGACCTTCTTTCCCCCATAAGAAAAAAGCCGAAGATATAAGACTCATCACCCATGCTGCGTAAGAAATTGTTCCCCCTGCTCCCGAGTCTTTAACCTTATTCATTTGATCTTTAGCATTCTAAGTCACTTTCTGAGGTCTGGGTTTTCCCTCTTTCTGGCTTAGAACTTGGAACTTGGAGGGTAAGTGTTCTGGTTAGGTGAAAGGTTTGGGAAAACAAATAGAACAGATCTAAAAGACCACCTTTTCTCTATGGAAAATCAAGTGTGGATGGGGTACAGGAAAACGCAGAGAGCTCTCCTATTCTACTGGTCAAAGAGTCACTACATTATTATGTGGACACTACATTCAGGATGAGGAACCTTAGATATACAGACTTCCTGGAGCCTCTAGGGAGGTAACTGGAGGGAAAAGAAAGGTCACAGTCTTCAAGGAACATGACCCCATGGGAGAATATCTCATCATGTCTAGTAATGTACTGAACTCCAATCTACTGTGCTCCTCAACTCAACCAGCACTTAAGCTCAGAGGGAGTCAGGGTCTACACCTTGACATAAACCTTCAGAAGAAGTCTAAAACAGCTGGGATTCTGGTTCCTCTATAAATCTCCTTTTAAAAAGCTGAACAGTTGGTTTTGTCTATCATGTATATAGAAGTTGCTTCAGCCCCTGCCACATTCCACTGACATAATGGAAATTTCTCTCAAAGAGTGTAGAAAAAACACTTAGAACCCCCTCAGGAAAGCACTACTGCAAAAAGCATATTTGAGagtttccccacccctccacacactgcTTTTGCATTCCCTGGTGAAGAGACAAATGGCAGacttgaaggttttttttttttttttaaatggcgctatacctatctcatagaactagaagggaccttgaaaggtcattgagtccaatcccccgccttcacagcaggaccacgtaccgtccctgacagatttttttatttttgtgtgtgccccagatccctaaatgaccccctcaaagactgaactcacaaccctgggtttaggaggccaatgctcaaatgactgagctatccctcccgccacGAGGTTGCCTTTCTGCATGGTCCTCTGAGTGTGGCAGGATTTAAACTGGAGAAGCAGAAGAGGGAGCTGTAGAAAGCAGAAAAATCCTAGACAGGGTTAATCCTCCTCCTCCCTAGCAGAATGAGTGAGGTGGAAGCCCCAAATAT
This region of Chrysemys picta bellii isolate R12L10 chromosome 9, ASM1138683v2, whole genome shotgun sequence genomic DNA includes:
- the CETN2 gene encoding centrin-2 isoform X2 — protein: MVAMRALGFEPKKEEIKKMISDIDKEGTGKISFNDFLVVMTQKMAEKDSKEEILKAFKLFDDDETGKISFKNLKRVAKELGENLTDEELQEMIDEADRDGDGEVNEQEFLRIMKKTSLY
- the CETN2 gene encoding centrin-2 isoform X1; the protein is MASSFKKSTLGAVAQRKKTGPKLELTEDQKQEIREAFDLFDTDGTGNIDVKELKVAMRALGFEPKKEEIKKMISDIDKEGTGKISFNDFLVVMTQKMAEKDSKEEILKAFKLFDDDETGKISFKNLKRVAKELGENLTDEELQEMIDEADRDGDGEVNEQEFLRIMKKTSLY